One Paenibacillus sp. FSL H7-0737 DNA segment encodes these proteins:
- a CDS encoding LutB/LldF family L-lactate oxidation iron-sulfur protein: MSQNAAQTKSESNHVKPATVKERADLALNNDFLRKAVRFTTERLRDGKQKAANDHGHWEEWRERGRQIRLHTIAHLDYYLNLFADNARAYGTHIHFAATGEEAVKIALEIAQRKQAASVVKSKSMVTEELHLNTALESIDVETIETDLGEYIIQLAGETPSHIIIPAIHKNRYQIAELLSKEAGEELLPETTILAGFVRRKLREKFLEADIGMTGCNFAIAETGSMVLFENEGNARMVTTLPKTQITLMGMERIIPSWSDLEVMATLLPRSATGQKLTVYMSGISGPRRKDDGDGPEEQHIIILDNGRSEQLGDPEFQELLNCIRCGACLNACPVYRHIGGHAYGGTYSGPIGAVLTPALNKNVDQWDDIAGASSLCGACYEACPVKIPLHDMLIYLRRRKVERGYGDKAEGLGMKGFGAIMAKSQRFSSVMKVGRIGQKLLVRDGGIPSKLGPLKGWNNYRIAPKLADESFRESWKELQEELDKNSREMDPSIQKRMEDLLAKRKAEELKGEPGYD; encoded by the coding sequence ATGAGTCAGAATGCCGCTCAGACTAAATCGGAATCGAATCATGTGAAGCCAGCTACGGTAAAAGAGCGTGCCGACTTGGCGCTGAATAATGATTTTTTGCGCAAAGCGGTTCGCTTTACCACGGAAAGGCTGCGTGACGGGAAACAAAAAGCAGCGAACGATCATGGACACTGGGAAGAATGGCGTGAACGTGGGCGGCAAATTCGCCTGCATACGATCGCTCATCTAGATTATTACTTAAATCTATTTGCGGACAATGCAAGAGCGTACGGCACGCATATTCATTTTGCGGCAACGGGTGAAGAGGCAGTGAAGATTGCTTTAGAGATTGCACAGCGAAAACAAGCGGCTTCCGTGGTCAAATCAAAATCGATGGTGACTGAGGAGCTGCATTTGAATACGGCTCTTGAATCCATTGACGTAGAGACGATTGAAACAGATCTTGGCGAATATATTATCCAGCTTGCCGGAGAAACTCCGTCTCATATCATTATCCCAGCCATCCATAAGAACCGCTATCAGATTGCTGAGCTGTTGTCCAAGGAGGCAGGGGAGGAGCTTTTGCCTGAGACTACAATCCTTGCAGGATTTGTACGGCGCAAGTTACGGGAGAAATTCCTAGAAGCGGATATTGGGATGACGGGATGCAATTTTGCGATTGCAGAGACAGGTTCCATGGTGCTATTTGAGAATGAGGGCAATGCTCGCATGGTCACCACCTTGCCAAAGACGCAAATCACTTTGATGGGGATGGAGCGGATTATTCCTTCTTGGAGCGACCTTGAGGTGATGGCTACGTTATTACCTCGTTCAGCAACTGGCCAGAAGCTAACAGTGTATATGTCCGGTATTTCAGGACCCCGTAGAAAGGATGATGGGGACGGACCGGAAGAGCAACATATTATTATCCTTGATAATGGTCGATCTGAGCAGCTCGGCGATCCAGAATTTCAGGAGCTACTGAACTGCATCCGCTGTGGAGCTTGTCTGAATGCCTGCCCTGTCTATCGTCATATTGGCGGTCATGCCTATGGTGGAACTTATAGCGGACCGATCGGAGCAGTGTTGACCCCAGCACTGAACAAAAATGTAGATCAATGGGATGATATCGCAGGTGCATCGAGTCTATGCGGTGCGTGTTATGAAGCTTGTCCAGTCAAAATCCCTCTGCATGATATGCTTATCTATTTACGGCGACGTAAGGTAGAGAGAGGTTATGGAGACAAAGCGGAAGGTCTTGGCATGAAAGGTTTTGGTGCGATTATGGCGAAGTCACAGCGATTCAGTAGTGTGATGAAAGTAGGCAGAATCGGACAAAAGCTACTTGTGAGAGACGGCGGAATTCCGTCAAAGCTTGGGCCGCTGAAAGGCTGGAATAACTACCGGATCGCTCCGAAGCTGGCAGATGAATCCTTCCGCGAGAGTTGGAAAGAGCTGCAGGAGGAGTTAGACAAAAATAGTCGCGAGATGGACCCGTCGATACAGAAGCGGATGGAAGATTTATTAGCGAAGCGGAAGGCGGAAGAACTGAAAGGAGAGCCCGGATATGACTGA
- a CDS encoding LrgB family protein — MFFIATGIVLLNVAIYLMMSVIYRRFRFPVLIPALTATVLVVAILLYFHIPYDTYMIGGQWINQLLGPAVVALAYPLYKQRNVLVENLPAILGGAIAGLLLGMFSGLLLAAGLGFSKLYVLSILPKSITTPVAIQISNGLGGDSSLTSVFVMIAGFTGAIGGPLIIKLFKIRSEVGIGIGLGTGSHALGTAKALEYGEQSVSMSSVAMTVCAIVGSCIGPVVAWIMYP, encoded by the coding sequence ATGTTTTTTATCGCGACAGGAATTGTCCTGCTTAATGTTGCTATTTATTTGATGATGTCCGTAATTTATAGACGTTTTCGGTTTCCTGTACTGATTCCCGCGTTAACAGCAACTGTCCTTGTTGTAGCAATACTTCTATATTTTCATATTCCGTATGATACATATATGATAGGCGGTCAGTGGATCAATCAGTTACTCGGTCCTGCTGTAGTGGCGCTAGCCTACCCATTGTATAAACAACGTAATGTGTTAGTTGAGAATCTTCCAGCCATCCTAGGGGGGGCGATTGCAGGTCTGTTATTAGGGATGTTTAGTGGTCTGCTTTTGGCGGCTGGTCTAGGATTCTCTAAATTGTATGTTCTGTCCATTTTGCCAAAATCGATCACAACACCTGTGGCGATACAAATCTCAAATGGTTTAGGTGGGGACTCCTCGCTAACCTCCGTATTTGTAATGATTGCCGGATTTACAGGTGCGATTGGCGGTCCTCTCATTATTAAACTGTTTAAGATTCGAAGCGAAGTTGGGATTGGGATCGGGTTAGGAACGGGTTCTCATGCACTTGGGACTGCAAAGGCACTGGAATACGGTGAACAGTCAGTTTCAATGAGCTCCGTAGCGATGACCGTTTGTGCTATTGTCGGTTCATGTATCGGTCCGGTTGTAGCTTGGATCATGTACCCTTAA
- a CDS encoding NAD(P)H-dependent oxidoreductase has translation MDTLSLNKNEILSAYQFRHATKEFDSHKKISESDFQFILETGRLSPSSFGFEPWRFVVVQSPEIREKLRAHAWGAQKQLSTASHFVLILSRLPKDMAADSDYIKGIMEHVQELPPEVMEGKGNMFDKFLKVDFGLMENERAMFEWSCRQTYIALGNMMTSAALIGIDSCPMEGFDKAKIEQVLAEEGIMDAEHFGISCMVAFGYRLNEPRGKTRQSAGQVVQWV, from the coding sequence ATGGATACTTTATCATTAAACAAGAATGAAATCCTGTCTGCTTACCAGTTCAGACATGCAACTAAAGAATTTGATAGTCATAAAAAAATTAGTGAGTCAGACTTTCAGTTTATTCTGGAAACAGGACGTCTGTCACCAAGTTCATTCGGATTCGAGCCTTGGCGTTTTGTCGTAGTACAAAGTCCGGAAATACGTGAGAAATTACGTGCTCATGCCTGGGGAGCACAAAAGCAATTGTCAACCGCAAGTCATTTTGTATTGATTCTCTCACGTCTTCCTAAAGATATGGCTGCTGATTCAGATTATATTAAAGGGATCATGGAGCATGTGCAGGAGCTACCTCCAGAAGTGATGGAGGGGAAAGGTAATATGTTCGATAAGTTCTTAAAGGTTGATTTCGGATTGATGGAGAATGAGCGTGCAATGTTCGAATGGAGCTGCCGTCAGACTTATATAGCCCTTGGTAATATGATGACATCAGCCGCTTTAATCGGAATCGATTCTTGCCCAATGGAAGGTTTCGATAAGGCGAAGATAGAGCAAGTTCTTGCCGAAGAGGGGATTATGGATGCCGAACATTTTGGAATCTCCTGCATGGTAGCCTTTGGGTATCGTTTGAATGAACCACGTGGAAAAACAAGACAAAGCGCAGGGCAAGTCGTTCAGTGGGTTTAA
- a CDS encoding NUDIX domain-containing protein: MPMSEYYQEIRGKVGSELLMMPSVAAVIRNKEDEILFIRKPEESLWGLPAGAIEPGERPGRTLRREVYEETGLMVHPTSILGVFGGGKYRYEYNNGDQVEYTVIVFECSIIRGTLRAMDGEVEEFKFFKESELPEMAIPYPVEIFKKDREVAKTIFE; the protein is encoded by the coding sequence GTGCCGATGTCTGAGTATTATCAGGAGATCCGAGGAAAAGTGGGTTCAGAGTTATTAATGATGCCTTCCGTAGCTGCAGTAATAAGAAATAAAGAAGATGAAATTCTATTTATTCGAAAACCTGAAGAGTCCTTGTGGGGATTGCCAGCAGGCGCTATCGAGCCAGGGGAACGGCCGGGAAGAACTTTGCGCAGAGAAGTATATGAAGAGACTGGATTAATGGTGCATCCTACTTCCATTCTTGGGGTTTTTGGTGGAGGGAAATATAGATACGAATATAACAATGGAGACCAGGTGGAATATACAGTCATCGTATTTGAGTGTTCTATCATCCGTGGAACGCTGAGAGCAATGGATGGAGAAGTCGAAGAATTTAAGTTCTTTAAAGAGAGTGAGCTGCCCGAGATGGCCATTCCCTATCCAGTGGAGATTTTCAAGAAAGACCGCGAAGTGGCAAAAACGATATTTGAATGA
- a CDS encoding DUF523 domain-containing protein, translating into MTGKILVSACLLGHKVRYDNGDVPCLDARFLKWYEEGRFVHICPEVVGGLSTPRPDAQRQGERVVTGAGVDVTEPFMKGAQATLKLATEHQVTLAILKQDSPSCGSLYIYDGTFRDTKMSGEGTTTELLRQNGFKVFGEDQLDEVEKELARMEG; encoded by the coding sequence ATGACAGGGAAGATTCTAGTAAGCGCATGTCTGTTAGGACATAAAGTGCGTTATGATAATGGTGATGTACCGTGTCTCGATGCTCGTTTCTTGAAGTGGTATGAGGAAGGGCGTTTTGTCCACATTTGTCCTGAGGTAGTCGGAGGGTTATCAACGCCTCGTCCAGATGCCCAGCGGCAAGGTGAGCGGGTAGTAACAGGTGCAGGTGTGGATGTTACGGAACCTTTTATGAAGGGTGCTCAAGCAACGCTGAAGCTGGCTACAGAACATCAAGTTACATTAGCAATATTAAAACAGGATAGTCCTTCTTGTGGTAGTCTTTATATTTATGATGGTACTTTTAGGGATACGAAGATGTCAGGAGAAGGTACAACTACGGAGTTATTACGGCAAAATGGCTTTAAAGTGTTCGGCGAAGATCAACTAGATGAAGTGGAAAAAGAACTTGCTCGTATGGAGGGGTAA
- a CDS encoding Vat family streptogramin A O-acetyltransferase translates to MEKYGPNPNSLYPNEQIKSICYIKNVITRNNIMVGDYTYYDDIDGAEKFEEHVTHHYDFIGDKLIIGKFCAIAKGIEFVMNGANHRMNSVTTYPFNIMSNGWEHAVPELSELPLKGDTVIGNDVWIGQNVTVMPGVHIGNGAVIAANSTVVKDIPAYSVAGGNPCKVIRKRFDDELIEHLEALKWWDWDAERIFKNLEALCSSDLNKIKEIK, encoded by the coding sequence ATGGAGAAATATGGACCGAATCCGAATTCGCTCTATCCGAATGAACAGATCAAAAGCATCTGTTATATTAAAAATGTGATTACAAGGAACAATATTATGGTTGGCGATTATACTTACTATGATGATATAGACGGTGCGGAAAAGTTTGAGGAGCATGTGACTCATCATTATGATTTTATTGGAGACAAGCTTATTATTGGGAAATTCTGTGCGATTGCCAAAGGTATTGAATTTGTCATGAATGGTGCGAACCATCGAATGAATTCTGTTACGACCTACCCTTTTAATATCATGTCTAATGGCTGGGAGCATGCGGTTCCAGAACTATCAGAGCTACCCTTAAAAGGAGATACGGTGATCGGCAACGATGTGTGGATAGGGCAGAATGTTACGGTTATGCCGGGTGTACATATTGGGAATGGGGCCGTCATCGCGGCCAATTCAACAGTTGTGAAAGATATTCCGGCTTATAGTGTGGCTGGAGGAAATCCATGTAAAGTAATTAGAAAACGTTTTGATGATGAATTGATCGAACATCTAGAAGCGCTTAAGTGGTGGGATTGGGATGCCGAGCGAATCTTTAAGAATCTTGAAGCGTTATGCAGCAGTGATTTGAATAAGATCAAAGAAATTAAATGA
- a CDS encoding YkvA family protein has product MKKDDDKITAELTAEKFPYSKENEEMVTRNFWTKTKKFAGKIPFTKDAIAMYYCAVDAKTPLWAKGIAFGALAYFISPIDAIPDAILGLGFTDDAAIIAAGIKAISGQVTNEHKEKAEAFFEK; this is encoded by the coding sequence ATGAAGAAAGATGATGATAAGATCACTGCGGAACTCACAGCAGAGAAGTTTCCATACAGTAAAGAGAACGAGGAGATGGTGACGCGGAATTTTTGGACTAAAACTAAAAAGTTCGCAGGAAAGATCCCATTTACTAAAGATGCTATTGCGATGTATTATTGCGCAGTCGACGCAAAGACCCCTTTATGGGCAAAAGGAATTGCCTTCGGAGCGTTGGCTTATTTCATCTCCCCGATTGATGCGATACCCGATGCGATTCTCGGCCTTGGATTTACAGATGATGCAGCGATCATTGCAGCAGGCATTAAAGCGATATCTGGTCAGGTAACCAACGAACATAAGGAAAAGGCCGAGGCATTTTTTGAAAAATAA
- a CDS encoding (Fe-S)-binding protein, whose translation MKVSMFITCISDAVYPKVGEAMARLLARYGVQLDFPEVQTCCGQPAYNSGYWNEARQAALTILQAFEDSDFVIAPSGSCTGMLHHYPKLFQDDPINLVKAQNLQRKSYEFSQFMVQVLGVTDLGAVFPHKVTYHPSCHGTRILGIRDEPMLLMQNVKAMELVPLPFAEDCCGFGGTFAVKMSDISGAMVTEKSDHVLESEAEVLTGLDMGCLMNIAGNLRYRHKPVRVMHLAELLYEGVSGQ comes from the coding sequence ATGAAGGTATCGATGTTTATTACTTGCATCAGTGATGCTGTGTACCCGAAGGTCGGAGAAGCGATGGCACGTCTGCTTGCCAGATATGGCGTACAGCTGGATTTTCCCGAAGTGCAGACCTGCTGCGGACAGCCTGCGTACAATAGTGGCTATTGGAATGAGGCACGTCAAGCTGCACTTACGATTTTGCAGGCTTTCGAAGACAGTGACTTTGTCATTGCTCCTTCCGGGTCTTGCACCGGGATGCTTCATCATTACCCGAAACTGTTTCAGGATGATCCGATTAATTTGGTCAAGGCGCAGAATTTGCAGCGTAAATCCTATGAGTTCAGCCAGTTCATGGTACAGGTGCTTGGCGTAACGGATCTAGGGGCCGTTTTTCCGCATAAAGTTACCTATCATCCTTCCTGTCATGGCACTCGGATTCTGGGGATTCGTGATGAGCCTATGTTACTTATGCAGAATGTGAAGGCAATGGAGCTAGTGCCACTACCTTTTGCTGAGGACTGTTGTGGGTTTGGTGGAACCTTTGCCGTGAAGATGTCTGATATCTCCGGGGCGATGGTCACCGAGAAGTCAGATCATGTGCTGGAGTCGGAAGCAGAAGTCTTAACGGGTCTGGATATGGGCTGTCTCATGAATATTGCTGGGAATTTGCGTTATCGCCACAAACCGGTCCGAGTCATGCATTTAGCAGAGCTACTGTATGAGGGGGTGAGTGGACAATGA
- the rhaA gene encoding L-rhamnose isomerase, whose translation MEQSTESLKSIQTSYNEAKKLYAQHGIDVDKVLEQLAAIKISLHCWQGDDVKGFLNKEKELSGGIAVTGSYPGRARNPEELRRDLEQALALIPGRHKVNLHAIYADTEETVDLDALEPKHFERWVNWAKEQGLGLDFNPTCFSHEKANDGFTLSHSDPEIRNFWIAHCKASRRISESFGQALGQPCVTNFWVPDGYKDTPIDRLSPRARLQQSLDEIFSEEIEQQYNIDAVESKLFGIGSESYVVGSHEFYMGYALSRGKAVCFDAGHFHPTETISNKLSSWLLFGDQLLLHVSRPVRWDSDHVVTMDDELLEIARELVRGQFLERTHIGLDFFDGSINHIAAWVIGTRNTIKALLRAMLEPIELLKQIELDGDYTTRLALVEELKSYPFGAIWDYYCATNGVPVRESWLSDVKQYEVDVLSKR comes from the coding sequence ATGGAGCAGAGTACAGAAAGCTTAAAGAGCATTCAGACGAGCTATAATGAAGCGAAAAAGCTCTACGCACAGCATGGTATTGACGTAGATAAAGTATTAGAGCAGCTTGCAGCAATCAAAATTTCATTGCACTGCTGGCAAGGAGACGATGTAAAGGGCTTCCTGAATAAGGAAAAGGAGCTAAGTGGCGGGATCGCGGTCACGGGCAGTTACCCGGGGCGAGCAAGAAATCCGGAGGAGCTGCGCCGTGATTTGGAGCAAGCACTAGCACTTATCCCTGGACGTCATAAAGTTAATTTACATGCTATTTATGCCGATACGGAAGAAACTGTAGATCTTGATGCGCTAGAGCCTAAGCATTTTGAAAGATGGGTGAACTGGGCTAAGGAGCAGGGACTTGGATTAGATTTCAATCCCACTTGCTTCTCTCATGAAAAAGCTAATGATGGCTTTACACTAAGCCACTCGGATCCTGAAATCCGCAATTTCTGGATTGCTCATTGCAAGGCTTCACGTCGAATCTCCGAATCTTTCGGTCAGGCACTAGGTCAGCCTTGTGTAACCAACTTCTGGGTTCCAGATGGATATAAAGATACACCGATCGACCGTCTGTCACCGAGAGCGCGACTTCAGCAATCACTGGACGAGATCTTCAGCGAGGAGATCGAGCAGCAATATAACATTGATGCTGTAGAAAGCAAGCTGTTCGGAATTGGCTCAGAAAGTTATGTGGTAGGTTCGCATGAATTTTATATGGGTTATGCACTAAGTCGGGGCAAAGCGGTTTGCTTCGATGCTGGGCATTTCCATCCGACCGAGACCATCTCGAATAAATTATCCTCTTGGCTGCTGTTTGGTGATCAATTGTTGCTGCATGTTAGCCGTCCAGTACGCTGGGATAGTGATCATGTGGTGACTATGGATGATGAACTGCTGGAGATAGCTCGTGAACTAGTTAGAGGTCAATTCCTAGAAAGAACTCATATTGGACTCGATTTCTTTGACGGAAGTATTAATCACATTGCCGCTTGGGTGATCGGAACACGTAACACAATCAAAGCCCTGCTACGTGCGATGCTGGAACCGATAGAGCTATTGAAGCAAATTGAACTGGATGGGGATTATACTACTAGACTTGCATTGGTAGAGGAATTGAAATCTTATCCGTTCGGAGCTATTTGGGATTATTATTGTGCGACGAATGGTGTGCCTGTCCGAGAAAGTTGGCTGAGCGATGTGAAGCAATACGAAGTAGATGTTTTATCAAAGCGATAA
- a CDS encoding CidA/LrgA family holin-like protein — MKIIRIIIQVFLLYLFYLAGDFLQKQLQLPVSGSIVGLLLLFVLLLFKVVPVKWIEDGATTILAYLPLFFIPATAGIVKHMDIFSGRGLLLILILIVSSVLTIAAAAHTSQWLSTLKGKSKAGWSSKSLSEKGKEL; from the coding sequence ATGAAAATCATTCGCATAATTATCCAAGTGTTCCTGCTTTATTTGTTCTACTTGGCTGGAGACTTCCTGCAAAAGCAGCTGCAACTTCCCGTTTCTGGGAGTATCGTCGGATTACTGCTGCTCTTTGTTTTATTGCTATTCAAGGTTGTACCAGTGAAGTGGATTGAAGATGGTGCAACAACAATATTAGCTTATCTTCCGTTATTTTTTATTCCAGCGACGGCTGGGATCGTGAAGCATATGGATATTTTTAGTGGAAGAGGTTTGCTCTTAATCTTGATTCTTATCGTTAGCAGCGTCCTCACAATTGCAGCAGCAGCACATACGAGTCAATGGCTTTCAACCTTGAAAGGAAAGAGCAAGGCGGGCTGGAGCAGCAAGAGCTTAAGCGAAAAGGGGAAGGAATTATAA
- a CDS encoding LutC/YkgG family protein has protein sequence MTEETHREWLERMDHDSREKQQAFMNDIARRLKRPRTTAAPLHPFRGAPDYWQEFQWSPEERIDQFTANFQSAGGHVFRMATMDEAKAFIVNKASDMLARYILRQNVAELAALRLEEELVDSRVSVWNTDMQEAWKVRAAEADIGIVIADYAVAYTGSITVLSSADKGRSVSLLPTALIAIIPLERLKTRLGEVLIDFDEAGQSGLPAGIHFISGPSRSADIENDLTIGVHGPGIVFALLVG, from the coding sequence ATGACTGAGGAAACGCACAGAGAATGGCTGGAGCGTATGGACCATGATTCTCGTGAGAAACAGCAGGCATTCATGAACGATATCGCTCGTCGCCTGAAGCGGCCAAGAACGACTGCGGCTCCGTTACATCCTTTTCGCGGTGCTCCAGATTATTGGCAAGAGTTCCAGTGGAGTCCAGAAGAACGAATCGATCAATTTACTGCGAATTTTCAAAGTGCAGGTGGACATGTGTTTCGCATGGCAACGATGGATGAAGCTAAAGCTTTTATCGTCAATAAAGCGAGTGATATGCTCGCCCGTTATATTCTCCGGCAAAATGTAGCTGAGCTTGCGGCACTTCGGCTAGAAGAAGAACTTGTAGATTCGCGGGTATCTGTCTGGAATACGGATATGCAAGAAGCATGGAAAGTTAGGGCGGCGGAAGCCGATATTGGGATTGTGATCGCGGATTATGCAGTTGCTTATACAGGCTCTATTACAGTGTTATCTTCTGCGGATAAAGGGCGCTCTGTCAGTCTGTTGCCAACCGCATTAATTGCCATCATTCCGCTGGAGCGGCTGAAGACTCGTCTGGGTGAGGTGCTTATTGATTTTGATGAAGCGGGACAATCGGGTCTCCCCGCAGGTATTCACTTTATCTCTGGACCTAGCCGTTCAGCGGATATTGAGAATGATCTGACGATAGGTGTGCATGGCCCTGGAATCGTATTCGCCTTGCTGGTAGGCTGA
- the rhaB gene encoding rhamnulokinase produces the protein MNAGAHKQGQNHIAIDIGASSGRVVCGTLQEPEGTLSLTEIHRFSNGFSEKNGNLYWDVDYLFAEIVKGLQKAKSKGIEHCTVGIDTWAVDYVLLDQKGTRIHEVFSYRDSRTDGAVQSLHRNISTESVYRKTGIQVLPINTLYQLFVHDQVDLEAAYSILLVPDYLYYRLTGRRISEVTNASTTGLLNLQTRDYDTDLLALLGLSKEQFPPLTEPGERIGGLTDDLVARGDLPDCEFIAVATHDTASAVLGVPASSDKWGFLSSGTWSLIGVERASAITSPEAMERNYTNEWGAFGSFRFLKNIMGMWLIQKVREEYGGQYSFGELVELAAQEIPFRSIIYCNDERFMNPSNMVSAIQSYCAEVGQLVPKTPGEIARCVFDSLALSYYFYVQDLQLLTGEKWERLHIVGGGANNGLLCQIAADLLEMEIYAGPTESTALGNVVMQMISVGTVTDIKEAREIIYRSFDVTIYIPQEMDSSLKTAALAEFVRLQIV, from the coding sequence ATGAATGCTGGGGCGCATAAACAGGGTCAGAATCATATTGCTATTGATATTGGAGCCTCTAGTGGGAGAGTCGTTTGCGGAACCTTGCAAGAACCGGAAGGAACCTTATCATTAACAGAAATTCACCGTTTTAGTAATGGGTTCTCTGAGAAGAATGGTAATCTTTATTGGGACGTCGATTATTTATTTGCTGAAATTGTAAAAGGCTTACAGAAGGCGAAGTCAAAAGGAATTGAGCATTGTACCGTCGGAATTGATACTTGGGCCGTGGATTACGTACTTCTAGATCAGAAGGGTACACGAATTCATGAAGTTTTTTCTTATCGTGATTCCAGAACAGATGGAGCGGTACAAAGCCTACATCGCAATATATCAACTGAAAGCGTTTACCGAAAGACGGGGATACAAGTTCTCCCGATTAATACGTTGTACCAGCTGTTTGTGCATGATCAGGTAGATCTTGAAGCAGCATATTCAATCCTGTTAGTCCCTGATTATCTCTACTATCGGCTTACGGGACGAAGAATTAGTGAAGTCACGAATGCTTCAACCACGGGTCTGCTGAATCTGCAAACTCGGGATTATGATACTGATTTACTGGCACTGCTTGGTCTTTCAAAAGAGCAGTTTCCTCCCTTAACGGAACCTGGGGAACGAATTGGCGGATTGACTGATGACTTGGTGGCACGGGGTGATCTTCCAGATTGTGAGTTCATAGCAGTTGCCACACATGATACAGCATCAGCTGTACTAGGCGTTCCTGCAAGTAGCGACAAATGGGGATTTCTCAGTAGTGGTACTTGGTCCCTCATCGGGGTGGAACGAGCTTCAGCCATTACAAGTCCAGAAGCGATGGAGCGCAATTATACAAACGAATGGGGAGCCTTCGGTTCGTTCCGTTTTCTTAAGAACATTATGGGGATGTGGCTGATCCAAAAGGTTCGTGAGGAATATGGTGGTCAATACAGCTTCGGCGAACTGGTAGAATTGGCAGCGCAAGAAATTCCTTTTAGATCCATCATCTACTGCAATGATGAACGATTCATGAATCCATCCAACATGGTTAGCGCGATACAGAGCTATTGTGCGGAAGTCGGACAGTTGGTTCCAAAGACACCAGGGGAGATTGCCAGATGTGTGTTTGACAGTCTTGCTCTTTCTTATTATTTCTACGTTCAGGATCTTCAGCTATTGACCGGTGAAAAATGGGAGCGGCTGCATATCGTAGGTGGTGGGGCGAACAACGGATTGCTATGCCAGATTGCGGCCGATTTGCTAGAGATGGAGATTTACGCTGGTCCAACGGAGTCCACCGCATTAGGTAACGTAGTTATGCAAATGATCAGCGTGGGTACAGTCACAGATATTAAAGAAGCAAGAGAAATTATATATCGTTCATTTGATGTAACAATCTATATTCCACAAGAGATGGACTCTTCCCTAAAAACCGCGGCATTAGCTGAGTTTGTTCGACTGCAGATCGTTTAA
- a CDS encoding winged helix-turn-helix transcriptional regulator yields the protein MRDRKGGFGDFPGGNKEACPVEFTLDVIGGKWKGILIYHLMDGTKRFNEFRRICPGITQRMLTLQLRELEEDGVVHREVYHQVPPKVEYSLTEFGKTLTPIIKLMKDWGEVYKTKQLSAESCPEGMDITV from the coding sequence ATGCGTGATCGAAAAGGTGGATTCGGAGATTTCCCAGGAGGCAATAAGGAAGCTTGCCCTGTGGAATTTACGCTCGATGTTATAGGAGGAAAATGGAAGGGGATTCTCATCTATCACTTGATGGATGGAACGAAACGCTTTAACGAATTTCGCCGAATATGCCCAGGAATCACTCAACGCATGTTAACCTTGCAGCTTAGAGAGCTGGAAGAAGATGGAGTTGTTCACCGTGAGGTCTACCATCAGGTTCCCCCGAAAGTCGAATACTCGTTAACTGAATTTGGCAAGACACTGACCCCTATTATTAAACTCATGAAAGACTGGGGAGAGGTTTACAAAACAAAACAGCTTTCCGCAGAAAGCTGTCCAGAAGGTATGGATATTACGGTGTAG
- a CDS encoding putative ABC transporter permease, whose translation MMTSLFSSSGDSAMAVAGQYFFYFMIYSFLGWVLEGAYNLYSNGSFRKEGFLKGPFKPMYGFAPLLLLIARDLTLPFPIVLLLALVVPSAVEYVSGWLLKTVFQKQWWDYSGMSYQLQGHICLQFSLYWWALSVACVYGIQPFMERLYSRVYNVWGIIFPFVGLYLMADLLWTCWSRYRSEKTPQYQD comes from the coding sequence ATGATGACTTCTCTATTTTCTTCAAGCGGAGATTCTGCGATGGCAGTGGCAGGCCAATATTTCTTTTATTTTATGATCTACTCTTTTTTAGGCTGGGTATTGGAAGGTGCATATAACTTATATAGTAATGGAAGCTTTCGCAAAGAAGGCTTTCTAAAAGGCCCTTTTAAACCAATGTATGGATTTGCACCACTGCTTCTACTGATTGCCAGAGACTTAACCCTGCCTTTCCCAATTGTCCTCCTGCTTGCGTTAGTCGTTCCTTCAGCTGTTGAATACGTAAGTGGTTGGCTGCTAAAAACTGTGTTTCAAAAGCAATGGTGGGATTATTCAGGGATGTCTTATCAACTGCAAGGGCATATTTGCCTTCAATTCTCCCTATATTGGTGGGCGCTATCGGTAGCTTGTGTATATGGGATTCAGCCGTTTATGGAGCGTTTGTATTCACGAGTCTATAATGTTTGGGGAATTATATTTCCTTTCGTGGGACTCTATCTTATGGCTGATTTATTGTGGACTTGCTGGAGTCGGTATAGAAGTGAGAAGACCCCCCAATATCAAGATTAA